The Allocoprobacillus halotolerans nucleotide sequence AAATATCTAGTAAGCGGGATTATGATTGATAATGAATATAAAGAGTCAGTCGTAGGAACACCACAAGGTGGAAATCTAAGTCCGCTACTCAGTAACATAGTTCTCAATGAACTAGATAAGGAAATGGAAGCACGAGGACTAAGATTCACACGATATGCAGATGATTGTATTATATTAGTGGGTAGCAGTAAAGCCGCCGATAGAGTAATGGAAAACATTAGTAAATTCATAGAAAAGAAACTAGGACTTAAAGTAAATATGACTAAAAGTAAAGTTTCCAAACCTAATGATATTAAATATCTAGGATTTGGATTCTATTATGACTCTTTTTCATCTATGTGGAAAGCAAAACCACATGAGAAATCTATCGCAACACTGCAAACAAAACTAAGGAGACTAACAAATAGAAGTTGGTCAGTATCGTGGGAATATAGAATACTTAAGATAAGACAACTTGTAAATGGGTGGATTAACTATTACCGTATTGGAAATTTTATAAAAGTCTGTAGAAAACTAGATGCACAAATAAGATTTAGGATACGTATGTACTTATGGAAGAAATGGAAAACCATAGGAAATAGAGAAAAGCAACTAAGAAAGTTAGGGGCATTACCATGGCAAGCTAAAACTTGGGCAAACAGTCGAAAATCATATGCAAGATGTGCAAGTACATTTCTTCGAACAAGAATAACTAATGATTTATTATATAGAAAAGGACTACCATCAATGGTAGCCCAATATCAGTTAAAACATATTTCAGTATAGATTTAAACCGCCGTATGCCGAACGGCACGTACGGTGGTGTGAGAGGTCGAAAATAAATATAAAATTATTTATTTTCTCCTACTCGATTTAAAAAATATGCTCTTTTTAAGAAAAACGTTGCTAAGGGATGACTATCCTGCAAAGATGCCATAACGATATTCATAATATGCTTCTTTAAGAGATATTGGCATT carries:
- the ltrA gene encoding group II intron reverse transcriptase/maturase, with protein sequence MDSERNGGNENMKTDNTLLEEMLSDTNLELAFTQVKRNKGASGVDGMEVAELKDYLDKHLEEIKDSIRNKTYKPQPVRRVEIPKPDGGIRNLGVPTVLDRFVQQAIAQVLIPIYEPIFSDNSFGFRPNRCCEMAIIKALEYMNEGYQWIVDIDLEKFFDTVNHDKLISLVMKDVKSGEIVSLIRKYLVSGIMIDNEYKESVVGTPQGGNLSPLLSNIVLNELDKEMEARGLRFTRYADDCIILVGSSKAADRVMENISKFIEKKLGLKVNMTKSKVSKPNDIKYLGFGFYYDSFSSMWKAKPHEKSIATLQTKLRRLTNRSWSVSWEYRILKIRQLVNGWINYYRIGNFIKVCRKLDAQIRFRIRMYLWKKWKTIGNREKQLRKLGALPWQAKTWANSRKSYARCASTFLRTRITNDLLYRKGLPSMVAQYQLKHISV